CCTGCACCGCGAGCCCGAAGCGTCCGTCCGCACGCCAGAGGGCGGGGCGGGCCGATCGGCGAGAGTCCGGTGGACCCCGGCCCAGCAGGACTGGGTGCGCGATTCGCGGTTCGCCATCCGGACCGGCAAACGCGCTTACGTGGAACACGAGGTCGATGACTTCCTCGACAAGGTGCTGGTCGCGATGGCCCGCGGCGACGACCTGCCCGATATCGACACAGTGCTCTTCTATCCGCCGCGTCGGACCGGCCGCGGCTACGACGCCCTGCAAGTCGACGCGTTCCTGGACCAGTTGGCCCGGTTGCGGCCGCTGCACGACCACGTCGATCGGGCGGACATCTAGTCCGCCACTCAGTCGCCCGACCCTGGTGCCCAGCGCCGGGTGGAGCCGCTACTGTCATTGCCTGTCGGCGACCTATGAGCCGCCTGCAAAAACCCCTAACAGCGTTCACCAACGAAGGTCGTGCCCGAATGAATCGCCGCCGGATAGCAACCGTCACCCTGGTTGCCACCACCGCAGCAATGTTGCCCGCCGCCGCATCAATCGCGGCCGACACCGGGAGCGGCTCGTCGGTCCTGGTCGGCTCAGGACGGGTCATCACCGGCTCGCAGTCGACGCTGCTGCGCCACGGCGACGCTGCGGGCGCCACGACGATGTCGCTGAGTCTGTTGGTGGCGCTGCCGAACCAGGCCCAGGCCCAGGCGCTTGCCGCCAAGGGAGTCGTCCTGAGCCCGGCGGAGTACACCCGCCGGTTCGGTGCCAGCCAGGCGGCGGTCGACAAGGCCAGTGCGTGGGCGCGGGCCAACGGCTACCGGGTGACCTACGTCAGCCGCGACTCCGGTCAGGTCTTCGTGACCAGCAGTGTCGCCAAGGTCAACAAATCGCTGTCCCTACGGATGCAGCGAGCCACCCTCGGTGCCGTCTCCGGTTTGGCGCCGAACACCGACCCGACGATCGCCAACTCCAGCGGTGTCATCGCGGTGGCCGGCCTGAGCACGCTGGACAAGAAGGAGCCGCTGAACGCGCGCGGCCTGAACACCGCTCGGGCGGCGGTGGGCGCACCCAGGGCCAGCTTCAAGGTGACCCCGAAGGCCAACGGTGCAACCGACGGAAGCACCCAGTGCGCCTACTACTGGGGCGACCACCTCTACCCCAGGGCCAAGAAGTACAGCGCGATGTCCAACGCCCTGTGCGGTTACATCCCGCAGGACCTGCAGAAGATCTACGGCAGCGCCGGGGTCGCCGCGCAGAAGCCGACGCTCGGCATCCTGCTGTGGGGCAATGACAAGACCATGCTGGCGCAGACGAACGCCTACATGAAGGACGCCGGCTTCCCGCAGCTGGCCGCCGCCAATTACAAGGTGTTCAGCTCGGGCAAGAAGGTCCCGAACGAGTGCGATCCCAAGGGTGTCAACGTCGAGCAGGCCCTGGACGTGCAGTCCACGCACGCGATCGCACCGAACGCGACGATCCACTACTACGACGCGGGCTCGTGCCTGGACGCTCCGTTGACCGCGACGTTGCAGAAGATGGTGACGGCTCACCAGGTCAGCACGATCTCGATGTCGTTCGGAGCCGGCAGTGACCGCGGCGAGACGGCGGCGAGCAAAGCCGCCTGGGACCGTCCGCTGCTGCAAGCATCCCTGACGGGCATCAGCACCTTCGCGTCCTCGGGAGACCAGGGCAACAACAGCACGCTGCCGATCAGCGACACCAAGGTGCAGGGTTACGCGGGCGTCGGGCTGCCGGCGTCCAGCAACTACACGACCGCGGTCGGCGGTACGGCGATCGGCCTGACCGCCAAGGGTGTTCAGGCCGTGGCCGCTGGCTGGGAGAACCGGGTGTTCCGCCAGACGAACACCAACACCACCACCAGCATCAAGGACGTCACCTTCACCGCGAACTTCCTGCCGATCTCCGGTGCCGGCGGTGGGCAGAGCGCGACGTACGCGCAGCCGTCCTGGCAGAAGGGCAAGGTCGGCGGTTACACCCGGCGCGCCGTACCCGACGTCTCGGCGCTCGCTGACCCGGGCACGGGGTACACCGTCCGGTTCACCGACATGACCAACGGCAACCAGCCGGTCTACGCCAGCATCGGCGGCACCAGCCTCGCCTCGCCGATCGTGGCGGCGCTGGTCGGACAGGCCAAGAAGAAGAACAACGCCAAGGTCGGCTTGGCCGCGCCCGTCTTCTACAAATTGGCCGGCACCTCCGCGATCAAGGACATCAACTTCCCGAACAAGTCGGGTGTCTTCTACAACGCGCACAACGATGCGGGGCAGGTCGTCCCGAACCAGGGCTACGTCGTCGGTCTGGACGCCAAGCCGGAGAACCTGGTCAGTGCGCCGCGCTGGGACAACGTGACCGGTGTCGGAACGCCCAACGGTGCCGCCTTCTTCGCGGCCTTCAAGTGAGGATCCCCATGACGCGCAACAGCGCAACGCTCGCCGGCACGGTCCTGGTCGGGGCGGCCGGGTTGGTCCTGGCGACCAGCGCGCCCTCCTTCGCTGCCACCGGCGACACCGCGTACGGCGTCTCCTACGCCGACCCGATCGGCGGCGCCGGCTGGAAGACCGGCTCGGTGACCAGCGGGTACGGCCTGTTCACCGCCAGCGCTAGCACCAGCGGCGGCAGGTCGGTCGTCACCTCGCGGATTGCGTTGGGTTCGCGGGTCACCGTCACCACCTCGTGCGTGGCCGGCAAGCCGCGGGTGGTGGTGGCCGGTGGTGGAGCAGCCGGCACGTACACCTCAACCAAGTCGGTGTCGTTGGCGAGCTTCGCCGGCAACTCGAATCTGGTGGGTTCGGTGACGTTGCTGAGCACAGTCGCCGGCGTGACGACCGGTGCCTACGTGAACTTCAGCCCCGGCGTGACCGGTAGTTGGGTCCGCCTCGGCGGCGTGAAGTGTGCGGCCGCGCCACCGACCTCGACCGCACCGACATCAACGTCGACGTCACCATCGACGTCACCATCGACGTCACCGAGTACGCCGAGTCCGACCACCCCGGCCACAACGACCAGTACGCCGAGCCCCACCAGCACCACGACCGGTCCGCCGATCGTGACTGACGGTCCGCAAGCTCCGGCCGGTTCCGCCACCCCGTGGTTGCCCGTCGGTGGTCTGGGTCTGGCGCTGCTCGGCGCGGGCGCCGTGGTCGTCAACACCATCCGCACCCGACAGGAGTAACCGGCACCGATAGATTTGCGGCCATGACGGAGTCGGAGGTTTCCATCCGCCAGACCGCGGTCGACGGGACGGTGCGGCTGCACCTGCCTGAGCTGGGAGCGCCCGCTCGCGCGATGCTCGAGACTTCGGTCATCGACGTCGTCGAGCGGGCGCTTTCCGCCGGCGCGGTCCGGGTTGAAGCGATGGTGTCGGCCGAGGACCGCGCAGGCATCCGTGCGGTGCAACGGGCGGGCCTGCGCCGCGAGGGCGTCCTCCGCGATGCCGGACGCTCCCTCAGCGACGACCCCGTGGACGTGGTGAGT
The window above is part of the Branchiibius hedensis genome. Proteins encoded here:
- a CDS encoding S53 family peptidase; this encodes MNRRRIATVTLVATTAAMLPAAASIAADTGSGSSVLVGSGRVITGSQSTLLRHGDAAGATTMSLSLLVALPNQAQAQALAAKGVVLSPAEYTRRFGASQAAVDKASAWARANGYRVTYVSRDSGQVFVTSSVAKVNKSLSLRMQRATLGAVSGLAPNTDPTIANSSGVIAVAGLSTLDKKEPLNARGLNTARAAVGAPRASFKVTPKANGATDGSTQCAYYWGDHLYPRAKKYSAMSNALCGYIPQDLQKIYGSAGVAAQKPTLGILLWGNDKTMLAQTNAYMKDAGFPQLAAANYKVFSSGKKVPNECDPKGVNVEQALDVQSTHAIAPNATIHYYDAGSCLDAPLTATLQKMVTAHQVSTISMSFGAGSDRGETAASKAAWDRPLLQASLTGISTFASSGDQGNNSTLPISDTKVQGYAGVGLPASSNYTTAVGGTAIGLTAKGVQAVAAGWENRVFRQTNTNTTTSIKDVTFTANFLPISGAGGGQSATYAQPSWQKGKVGGYTRRAVPDVSALADPGTGYTVRFTDMTNGNQPVYASIGGTSLASPIVAALVGQAKKKNNAKVGLAAPVFYKLAGTSAIKDINFPNKSGVFYNAHNDAGQVVPNQGYVVGLDAKPENLVSAPRWDNVTGVGTPNGAAFFAAFK
- a CDS encoding DivIVA domain-containing protein — translated: MPSLLWPPDQIAAVRSAVFPPERGGYVRDDVERQLDRIALTMERGGPLPDLAGTAIRRVPLASGLAVDSVDGFLRQVYLWQQDLLHREPEASVRTPEGGAGRSARVRWTPAQQDWVRDSRFAIRTGKRAYVEHEVDDFLDKVLVAMARGDDLPDIDTVLFYPPRRTGRGYDALQVDAFLDQLARLRPLHDHVDRADI